The genomic DNA ATGTCTGGCAGGAATAGGATTTGTGAAAGGCCTGTTTGATGGAGTCATCAAACAGGTTGTTTCGCTTATAGCCCTTTTGGTCGGGATCTTTTTTTGTACGAAGGCGGCACTTTGGCTGCGTGGATATATATTGGCATTGGGCTGGTTTCCCGAACAAGGAGTGACGGTGCTCAGCTACGTGGCGGGTTTCCTGTTGATCGTGGGTGTCATATTGCTGGCGGGTGAGATTCTGACTCGTGTCGTGGGAGCGACGCCGTTGAGCGTCCTGAACCATTTGGTGGGTGGTGTCTTGGGGCTTTGCTTTATGATGGCGTTTGTCAGCCTTCTGCTGAACAGTATGGAGATGATAGACAAGGGATCGGTCCTGATCCCGCGTCAGGCAAAGGTCGAATCCCGTTTTTATAATTCAGTCAAAGAAATAATCCCAACCATTTACTTCCAAAATTTGTTTTTTAAGGAGGAATAGGTTTCATAATTTGAACAATATATTTAA from Parabacteroides merdae ATCC 43184 includes the following:
- a CDS encoding CvpA family protein, coding for MNWLDITLLCLAGIGFVKGLFDGVIKQVVSLIALLVGIFFCTKAALWLRGYILALGWFPEQGVTVLSYVAGFLLIVGVILLAGEILTRVVGATPLSVLNHLVGGVLGLCFMMAFVSLLLNSMEMIDKGSVLIPRQAKVESRFYNSVKEIIPTIYFQNLFFKEE